A region of Colletotrichum higginsianum IMI 349063 chromosome 10, whole genome shotgun sequence DNA encodes the following proteins:
- a CDS encoding Zn 2cys6 transcription factor: MSAVRNLTSRRISQLSHHLATSSPRAMSSAQGSASPGPAPWRAAFLENVTAMASPEFSLATLHSAPSTAAAAAGAGAGAVPRLRTVIFRGLWASLPVNPKNTADLNPPAYESDLLTLTTDARMAKVPDLFGGSSASSSGGGGPVEACFWTDAKVQWRVRGEAYILGPDVEREASTAVRDTLLARMRRVSDKTADDGWSFAREVTAHFGNLSPMMRGTFRNPEPGTPRGANPPGDQLKLGQKVEDLHDEVARANFRVVVIVPTEVDQTDLSNAEDPRRWLYRFVGAAADGEPADGAERSNGWEKVELWP, from the coding sequence ATGAGTGCCGTGCGAAACCTCACGAGCCGCCGCATAAGCCAGCTATCCCACCACCTCGCGACCTCCTCACCTCGCGCCATGTCCTCAGCACAAGGATCGGCCTCCCCTGGCCCAGCGCCGTGGCGcgccgccttcctcgagaACGTCACCGCCATGGCCTCCCCTGAGTTCAGCCTCGCGACGCTGCACTCCGCcccctcgaccgccgccgccgccgccggggccggtGCCGGGGCTGTCCCGCGCCTGCGCACCGTCATCTTTCGCGGCCTCTGGGCCTCGCTGCCCGTCAACCCCAAGAACACGGCTGACCTCAACCCGCCCGCGTACGAGTCCGACCTGCTCACCCTCACCACCGATGCCCGCATGGCCAAGGTCCCAGACCTGTTCGGcggctcctccgcctcctctagcggcggcggcgggcccgTCGAAGCGTGCTTCTGGACCGACGCGAAGGTGCAGTGGCGCGTGCGTGGCGAAGCCTACATCCTCGGCCCGGACGTCGAGCGCGAGGCCTCCACCGCCGTGCGCGATACGCTGCTCGCGCGCATGCGCCGCGTATCGGacaagacggccgacgacggctggAGCTTCGCGCGCGAGGTCACGGCGCACTTCGGCAACCTCAGCCCCATGATGCGCGGCACGTTCCGGAACCCCGAGCCCGGGACGCCGCGCGGCGCGAACCCGCCCGGCGACCAGCTGAAGCTGGGGCAGAAGGTCGAGGACCTCCATGACGAGGTGGCGCGGGCCAACttccgcgtcgtcgtcatcgtcccgACCGAGGTGGACCAGACTGACCTGAGCAACGCCGAGGACCCGCGGCGGTGGCTGTACCGGttcgtcggcgcggcggccgatGGCGAGCCGGCCGATGGCGCGGAGCGGTCCAACGGCTGGGAGAAGGTCGAGCTATGGCCGTAG
- a CDS encoding Hexokinase: MDPGSALQRFLQPLQVDSQKIHTLSRLFHANFKLLALDAQDQFLPTPISESILRPVSQRGHGSGGTNLRVGFVELQGKDETTPGVAHPTAATPQTNGTSSPVPALRLTEKAWPIDDRLKADSEGDPQLLFDWIGARIASVVHSACEEWQLPPHEELPLGITFSFPMIQHSISDATVMTMGKGFNIGGDAELGPLLLKGYEKSRLVDRDNGTRRLPPIRIAAISNDSVSTLIAFIYLFNESRFRKATMGLIVGTGCNATIPLPLTALGSNKWPANVSTLPGESARHARIAVNTEWSIRGTAPPLHELNLITPWDAALDAALVGPNEIAGFQPLEYMTAGRYLGELGRLVLVDYLKTELHLDESSLPKSLLVRYGLTTTFLSHFKPADLSDPSNLLAELEKEFPADEGAPFQWTLQTAVALYHMAKAIQIRAAGIVAAATIALLKLAGDIPEQVPADDTTPVKELGVGYTGGCISHFQDYLADTQDFLDRIVKLDNKDQPPPVRIVLSPCHDGGIKGAGILAAATGVSLIQET; the protein is encoded by the exons ATGGATCCCGGTTCTGCCCTGCAGCGGTTCCTGCAGCCGCTCCAGGTCGATAGCCAGAAGATTCACACACTATCCCGCCTCTTCCATGCCAACTTCAAGCTTCTCGCTCTCGACGCCCAAGACCAATTCTTGCCGACGCCCATATCCGAGTCCATTTTGAGACCCGTCAGCCAGCGCGGCCATGGAAG TGGTGGCACGAACCTGAGAGTCGGCTTCGTTGAGCTTCAAGGCAAAGACGAGACGACTCCCGGTGTTGCACATCCCACTGCAGCCACTCCTCAAACTAACGGCACCTCGTCGCCTGTGCCCGCCCTCCGCCTCACCGAGAAGGCATGGCCCATAGACGATCGCCTCAAGGCCGACAGCGAGGGCGACCCCCAGCTCCTCTTCGACTGGATCGGTGCTCGTATCGCCTCGGTCGTCCACTCCGCCTGCGAAGAATGGCAACTCCCACCCCACGAGGAGCTGCCCCTTGGCATCACCTTCAGTTTCCCCATGATTCAGCACTCCATCTCCGACGCCACCGTCATGACCATGGGTAAGGGCTTCAACATCGGCGGTGACGCCGAGCTGGGCCCTTTGCTGCTTAAAGGCTACGAAAAGTCCCGTCTCGTCGACCGTGATAACGGCACCCGTCGGCTCCCTCCCATCCGCATCGCAGCCATATCCAACGACTCCGTTTCGACCCTCATCGCCTTCATCTACCTCTTCAACGAGTCCCGGTTCAGGAAGGCCACAATGggcctcatcgtcggcacCGGCTGCAACGCCACCATCCCCCTCCCGCTCACCGCCCTCGGCTCCAACAAGTGGCCCGCCAACGTGAGCACCCTGCCGGGCGAGTCCGCCCGCCACGCCCGCATCGCCGTCAACACAGAGTGGAGCATCCGCGGCACCGCCCCTCCCCTGCACGAGCTTAACCTCATTACCCCGTGGGATGCCGCCCTCGATGCCGCCCTCGTAGGTCCCAACGAGATTGCTGGGTTCCAGCCTCTCGAGTACATGACCGCCGGCCGCTACCTTGGCGaactcggccgtctcgtACTCGTGGACTACCTGAAGACCGAGCTCCATCTTGACGAATCATCCTTACCGAAAAGTCTACTCGTGAGGTACGGCCTAACAACCACGTTCCTGAGCCACTTCAAGCCCGCCGATCTGTCAGATCCCTCAAACctgctcgccgagctggaaAAGGAGTTCCCGGCGGACGAGGGAGCCCCCTTCCAATGGACCCTCCAGACAGCCGTCGCCCTCTACCACATGGCAAAGGCCATTCAGATCCGTGCTGCGGGTATCGTCGCAGCCGCCACCATCGCCCTTCTCAAGCTAGCGGGTGACATCCCCGAGCAGGTCCCGGCTGACGACACAACGCCCGTCAAGGAGCTGGGCGTTGGCTATACCGGGGGCTGCATCTCGCACTTCCAGGACTACCTCGCCGACACCCAAGACTTCCTGGACAGGATTGTGAAACTCGACAACAAAGACCAGCCGCCGCCTGTGCGGATCGTGCTGAGCCCCTGCCACGACGGCGGGATCAAGggcgccggcatcctcgCGGCCGCAACGGGAGTGAGCCTCATACAGGAGACGTAG
- a CDS encoding Gamma interferon inducible lysosomal thiol reductase: protein MGAHRGCSEHRTVHRQQRQFTISVLPPPTTSVASSRPDDTTTTTTTRVAGLSKASPTPPRYRYPEPDTPVVMDEKHGYLEYRLATPPPSYPMTSRVARRKGLLPVLAMAALFAWSCWGYLRLPTAPARTGVVPDGAPAAAVKDLVPLEAHIMSKCPDARDCLRDLVLPTMMKVQDKVNFTLSYIGTPTENDGVDCKHGPSECMGNIIELCAAHLYPNPKINLGFTMCLTREYSAIPDRTLVEDCALEHAIDIQALNDCATEDDGGFGVGMLRDSVRRSKSVSLFPII from the exons ATGGGGGCGCACCGAGGTTGTTCAGAACACCGCACCGTCCATCGCCAACAGCGCCAATTCACCATATCTGTATTACCGCCTCCCACCACATCCGTAGCGTCATCCCGACCcgacgacaccaccaccaccaccacaacccGTGTTGCCGGACTCTCCAAGGCGtcgcccacgccgcctcGATACCGCTACCCCGAGCCCGATACCCCCGTTGTCATGGACGAGAAGCACGGCTACCTCGAATATCGCCTAGCCacgcccccgccgtcgtACCCGATGACTTCGCGCGTCGCCCGGAGAAAGGGCCTCTTGCCCGTGCTGGCCATGGCCGCGCTGTTCGCCTGGAGCTGCTGGGGCTATCTGCGTCTGCCGACGGCCCCGGCCCGTACCGGCGTCGTCCCGGACGGCGCTCCGGCGGCTGCCGTCAAGGATCTGGTGCCCTTGGAGGCGCACATCATGAGCAAGTGTCCGGATGCTAGG GATTGCCTGAGAGATTTGGTTCTGCCTACGATGATGAAGGTCCAGGACAAGGTCAACTTTACTCTCTCGTACATTGGCAC ACCGACCGAGaatgacggcgtcgactgCAAGCATGGCCCTTCAGAAT GCATGGGAAACATCATTGAGCTTTGTGCCGCCCATCTCTACCCGAACCCCAAGATCAACCTCGGCTTCACCATGTGCCTTACCCGCGAGTACAGCGCCATCCCCGACCGcaccctcgtcgaggactgCGCATTGGAACACGCCATCGACATCCAGGCCCTCAACGACTGCGCCAccgaggatgacggcggcttcggcgtcggtATGCTGCGCGACAGCGTTCGTCGGAGCAAGAGTGTGAGTCTATTTCCCATTATTTAA
- a CDS encoding Scavenger mRNA decapping enzyme, whose amino-acid sequence MADDVKANAEALVPRFKLDRVLNQDQAGRRTSLLGTIDSKPALLILERAPFPTDPSYLAAAPASLSSIANLGANDIYHWYLASSGSPPPTTTTTAPDASSLADLKINLIYPCTDVHVKKYSRQGVRLVTETPELYASHVRPYMQRKRDEGRLNWVFNIIEGRTEVEDVIYRTELGTQGDEGFLLLPDLNWDRKTLDALHLLALVERRDIWSLRDLRKKHIPWLRHMKTKLLAATFAQYPLVDPDQLKLYVHYQPTYYHFHIHIVHVQLEAGATQAVGKAVGLDSIMETLAVMQGGEEAGMDSLALSYTLGEASELWTEVYEPIKRSSATSGKASQ is encoded by the exons atggccgacgacgtcaaAGCAAACGCAGAGGCCCTGGTCCCCAGGTTCAAGCTTGACCGTGTTCTCAACCAAG ACCAGGCCGGCCGTCGCACCTCGTTGCTGGGTACAATCGATTCCAAGCCCGCTCTGCTGATCCTTGAACGCGCTCCTTTCCCGACCGACCCCTCGTACCtagccgccgccccggcgtCCCTCTCGTCCATCGCGAACCTCGGCGCCAACGACATTTACCACTGGTACCTCGCCAGCAGCggctcgccgccaccgacgacgacgacgacggcacccgacgcctcctccctcgccgacctcaaAATCAACCTCATCTACCCCTGTACCGACGTCCACGTCAAAAAGTACAGCCGGCAGGGCGTCCGCCTCGTCACCGAGACCCCTGAGCTCTACGCCTCTCACGTCCGGCCCTATATGCAGCGCAAgcgcgacgagggccgccTCAACTGGGTCTTCAACATCATCGAGGGCCgcaccgaggtcgaggacgtcatCTACCGCACCGAGCTCGGCACTCAGGGCGATGAGGGCTTCCTGCTGCTTCCAGACCTAAACTGGGACCGCAAGACGCTCGACGCCCTGCACctgctcgccctcgtcgagcgtCGCGACATCTGGTCCCTGCGCGACCTGCGCAAGAAACACATCCCCTGGCTGCGCCACATGAAGACCAAGCTGCTCGCCGCCACCTTCGCCCAGTACCCGCTTGTCGACCCCGACCAGCTCAAGCTCTACGTTCATTACCAGCCGACCTACTACCACTTCCACATTCACATTGTTCACGtgcagctcgaggccggcgcgacccaggccgtcggcaaggccgtcggGCTCGACAGCATCATGGAGACGCTCGCAGTCATGCAAGGGGGCGAAGAGGCGGGTATGGACAGTCTTGCATTGAGTTATACGCTTGGCGAGGCCAGCGAGCTATGGACGGAGGTGTACGAACCCATCAAGAGATCATCTGCTACGAGCGGTAAAGCTTCTCAATAG
- a CDS encoding Bifunctional P-450/NADPH-P450 reductase translates to MAVEEVPIPEPRGLPFLGNIAEFNPENPMEDLKRLADTYGEVYRLRFPGGKTACFVSTNALVNELCDESRFQKTLNNVLSEVREIANDGLFTARLDETNWGIAHRILIPAFGPVTIRGMFDEMVDVASQMALKWARHGPSAPIMVTDDFTRLALDTIALCSMDFRFNSYYREELHPFVKAMGDALTECGNRDRRPAFANHFFGGTQQKFFADIELLRKTAQEVLEARKAHPSDRKDLLSAMLNGVDPKTGQRMTDDSIIDNLITFLIAGHETTSGMLSFAFYELLRHPAAYRKVQQEVDEVVGQGPIKMDHLSKLPYLNAVLRETLRLSSTIPAFGVEAKENTLIGGKYRVKKGEPIALLLGRAHLDPVVYGDDATEFKPERMLDTNFERLQKEFPNSWKPFGNGMRACIGRPIAWQEGLIAMAMLLQNFNFTMDDPNYQLKVAESLTIKPKGFYMRAALRNGMSPTELEQKLTGRGPNKMTLPSRPSAHTNGPPTINGNKVAEASGKPIGIYYGSNSGTCEALAQRLAADAKTHGFNATVVEPLDTARENLPKNQPVVIITASYEGQPPDNAAHFVAWLESLKAQELGSVPYAVFGCGHHDWVQTFHRVPKLVDTIMEERGASRIVPMGLTDAAERDMFSDFEAWEDEVLWPALIAKYDAGGPQNGSVDSEPGLTVQVSNPRTLTLRQDVSEAVVSEERILTAVDAAQKKHMAIQLPAGMTYRAGDYLAVLPLNPRDNVERVFRRFRLARDACLTISGDKHTPLPVNQIVSAFDILGAYVELAQPATKRNILSLKEATKDAETIEKLENLAGEKYHEEITQKRMTVLGLLERFPSIELSIGAFLAMLPPMRVRQYSISSSPLRDPSVATLTYSVLDEPSLSGQGRHVGVATSYLAALRAGDKLHVAVRPSHQAFHLPHNPEKTPLILIAAGSGIAPFRGFVQERAALVAAGRTLAPALLFFGCRRPGADDLYREELDRWEEAGAVAVRRAYSRAAGESEGCQYVQHRLWHEREEVSRLWADGAKVFVCGTRNVGKAVEETCVRVILESAKEGEGQPELRGLDYEGAKKWFEGTRNERYATDVFD, encoded by the exons ATGGCGGTTGAGGAGGTTCCCATCCCCGAACCAAGGGGCCTGCCCTTCCTTGGAAACATTGCCGAGTTCAACCCCGAGAACCCCATGGAGGATCTCAAACGTCTAGCAGATACATACG GCGAGGTCTACCGTCTCCGATTCCCCGGCGGGAAAACCGCCTGTTTTGTTTCAACAAACGCCCTTGTCAACGAACTTTGCGATGAGAGTCGATTCCAGAAGACGCTGAACAACGTTCTTAGT gaagTGAGGGAGATTGCCAACGATGGCCTCTTCACT GCCAGGCTGGACGAGACAAACTGGGGCATTGCACACAGGATTCTAATTCCTGCCTTTGGGCCCGTAACCATCCGCGGAATGTTTGACGAAATGGTAGATGTCGCGTCCCAAATGGCCCTGAAATGGGCACGCCACGGCCCATCGGCACCCATCATGGTCACCGACGATTTCACCCGCCTTGCTCTCGACACAATCGCGCTGTGCTCCATGGACTTCCGCTTCAACTCGTACTATCGCGAGGAGCTTCACCCTTTCGTCAAGGCCATGGGGGACGCCCTCACAGAGTGTGGCAACAGGGATCGGAGACCGGCCTTTGCCAACCACTTTTTCGGGGGCACGCAGCAGAAATTCTTCGCCGACATCGAGTTGCTGCGCAAGACGGCGCAAGAGGTGCTCGAGGCCCGGAAAGCTCATCCGTCTGACAGGAAAGACCTGCTGTCCGCCATGCTCAACGGCGTGGATCCCAAGACTGGCCAGAGGATGACCGATGACAGCATTATCGACAACCTGATCACCTTTCTCATTGCCGGCCATGAGACAACCTCCGGCATGTTGTCCTTTGCCTTTTACGAGCTCTTGAGACACCCGGCTGCCTATCGAAAAGTCCAACAGgaggttgacgaggtcgtcgggcAGGGTCCTATCAAAATGGATCACTTATCGAAGTTGCCATACTTGAATGCT GTCCTCCGGGAGACTTTGCGACTCTCTTCCACAATCCCAGCGTTCGGtgtcgaggccaaggagaacaCCCTCATTGGCGGCAAGTACCGTGTCAAGAAGGGCGAACCCATTGCCTTATTACTGGGCAGAGCGCACCTCGACCCTGTTGtctacggcgacgacgcgacCGAGTTCAAGCCCGAGCGCATGTTGGATACGAACTTTGAGCGCCTGCAAAAGGAGTTCCCAAACTCGTGGAAACCCTTTGGTAACGGAATGCGTGCCTGTATCGGCAGGCCGATTGCGTGGCAGGAGGGTCTGATCGCCATGGCCATGCTTCTGCAGAACTTCAACTTCACTATGGACGACCCGAACTACCAGCTCAAGGTTGCCGAGTCGCTCACCATCAAGCCCAAAGGCTTCTATATGCGTGCCGCCCTGCGAAACGGCATGAGCCCTACTGAACTGGAGCAGAAACTTACGGGGAGGGGGCCGAACAAGATGACGTTGCCATCCCGGCCATCAGCGCATACTAACGGTCCTCCTACGATCAATGGCAacaaggtcgccgaggccagtGGGAAGCCCATCGGCATCTACTACGGATCCAACAGCGGCACGTGTGAAGCACTTGCCCAGAGGCTTGCGGCTGATGCGAAAACACACGGGTTTAACGCCACAGTAGTAGAGCCCCTGGACACCGCCCGTGAAAACCTCCCCAAGAATCAGCCCGTGGTCATAATCACCGCTTCTTACGAGGGCCAACCGCCAGACAATGCAGCCCACTTCGTCGCATGGCTTGAGAGCTTGAAGGCGCAGGAATTGGGCAGTGTGCCGTACGCCGTCTTTGGCTGCGGCCACCATGACTGGGTGCAAACTTTCCACCGCGTCCCGAAGCTGGTCGATACGATCATGGAAGAGCGTGGAGCGAGCAGGATCGTGCCCATGGGGCtgaccgacgccgccgagagagACATGTTTTCGGACTTCGAAGCCTgggaggacgaggtcctcTGGCCGGCGCTTATTGCGAAGTACGATGCTGGCGGGCCACAGAACGGCAGCGTTGACTCGGAACCCGGCCTCACCGTGCAGGTCTCCAACCCTCGCACTTTGACACTGCGGCAGGACGTCTCGGAGGCCGTCGTTTCCGAAGAGAGAATTCTcacggccgtcgacgccgcccagaAGAAGCACATGGCCATCCAGCTCCCGGCCGGCATGACGTACCGGGCTGGGGACTACCTGGCGGTGCTGCCCCTGAACCCGCGAGACAACGTCGAGAGGGTCTTCCGCAGGTTTCGGCTCGCGAGGGATGCCTGCCTGACCATCTCCGGCGACAAGCACACGCCTCTGCCTGTAAACCAGATTGTCTCCGCGTTTGACATTCTCGGCGCTTACGTCGAGCTTGCGCAGCCCGCCACGAAGCGGAACATCTTGTCTCTGAAAGAGGCCACCAAAGATGCCGAGACcatcgagaagctggagaaTCTCGCCGGCGAGAAGTATCACGAGGAGATCACGCAGAAGCGGATGACGGTTCTGGGCCTCTTGGAAAGATTCCCGTCCATCGAGCTGTCCATCGGCGCCTTCCTCGCCATGCTCCCACCCATGCGCGTGCGGCAATA CTCCATCTCATCCTCCCCACTCCGAGACCCTTCTGTGGCAACTCTCACCTActccgtcctcgacgagccgtCGCTATCgggccaaggccgccatgTGGGCGTGGCGACGAGctacctcgccgccctcagGGCCGGCGACAAGCTACACGTCGCCGTACGGCCCTCGCACCAGGCCTTCCACCTGCCGCACAACCCGGAGAAGACGCCCCTGATCCTCATTGCCGCAGGCTCCGGCATCGCGCCCTTCCGCGGATTTGTTCAGGAACGCGCCGCGTTAGTCGCGGCGGGGCGGACCCTCGCCCCCGCGCTCCTGTTCTTCgggtgccgccggccgggCGCGGATGACCTGTACCGCGAGGAGCTGGACCgctgggaggaggcgggggcCGTGGCGGTGCGCAGAGCCTATtcccgcgccgccggggaGAGCGAGGGGTGTCAGTATGTGCAGCACAGGCTGTGGCACGAAAGGGAGGAGGTCTCGAGGCTCTGGGCTGACGGGGCCAAAGTGTTTGTGTGCGGAACGCGCAACGTGGGCaaggcggtcgaggagaCGTGCGTCAGGGTCATTTTGGAGTCGGccaaggagggggaggggcagccTGAGCTGAGAGGCTTGGACTATGAGGGGGCGAAGAAGTGGTTTGAGGGCACCCGGAACGAGAGATATGCTACGGATGTCTTTGACTGA
- a CDS encoding Methyltransferase, which yields MADSSPAPATNGTAAPVATSPPAASPPGVTGTSAPLGNAADEPEALEAADTATDTDDDSSSVDDRISTYTASLTSSAVDYPTEYGRRYHAFRPGSYFMPNDEDEMDRLDLSHAITLRLLENRLYLAPLEKEKIHKILDIGTGTGIWAMEMGDFFPNAEVLFTPVSFLGIAFTKTRPGLRKRPERYPTRLFEIDDVESRWLDDRKYDFILCRYMVGAIQDWPKLVKNIFDNLNPGGWAEFMDVSGEYYSDDGTLTEEHATRKWNMTLLDGIVKMGRESRTGPKLEGWVRDAGFENMFHKKMKLPIGPWPKNQYHKDLGWMNLSQLLQGLEGFTMRVFTGVLDWTEEEVQVQLAQVRNELKNFHMFHSQFDIHVVYGQKPLVAETEETTETT from the exons atggCTGATTCTTCCCCGGCTCCTGCTACCAATGGCACCGCTGCGCCCGTCGCGACCTCTCCGCCTGCGGCCTCACCCCCGGGCGTGACTGGCACGTCCGCTCCCCTCGGAAATGCAGCAGACGAGCCAGAGGCCCTCGAGGCTGCGGATACCGCGACC GATACAGATGACGACAGTTCTTCCGTTGATGACCGGAT TTCAACGTATACTGCTTCGCTGACGTCAAGCGCCGTCGACTATCCCACCGAATACGGGCGGCGGTACCATGCGTTCCGTCCAGGAT CATACTTCATGCCCAACGATGAG GACGAAATGGACCGGCTGGATCTCTCGCACGCCATCACGCTCAGGCTGCTTGAAAACAGGCTCTACCTGGCGCCACTCGAGAAGGAAAAGATACACAAGATCTTGGACATTGGAACAGGAACCGGTATCT GGGCGATGGAAATGGGTGATTTCTTCCCGAACGCAGAAGTATTGTTCACCCCAGTTTCGTTTCTTGGCATTGCGTTTACTAAGACAAGGCCAGGTTTACGGAAACGACCTGAGCGCTATCCAACCAGACTG TTCGAGATCGATGATGTTGAAAGCCGGTGGCTCGATGACCGGAAGTACGACTTTATCCTCTGCAGGTACATGGTTGGCGCAATTCAAGACTGGCCGAAGCTGGTCAAGAATATCTTTGA CAATCTTAACCCaggcggctgggccgagtTCATGGACGTGAGCGGCGAGTACTACTCGGACGACGGGACATTGACCGAGGAACATGCTACGCGCAAGTGGAACATGACACTCTTGGATGGTATCGTGAAAATGGGCCGCGAGAGTCGTACAGGCCCTAAGCTTGAGGGCTGGGTGCGGGACGCCGGCTTCGAGAACATGTTCCACAAGAAGATGAAGTTGCCAATTGGTCCCTGGCCAAAGAACCAGTACCACAAAGACCTAGGCTGGATGAACCTATCGCAGCTCCTGCAAGGTCTGGAAGGCTTTACCATGAGAGTCTTCACCGGCGTTCTGGACTGGACTGAGGAagaggtgcaggtgcagcTTGCTCAGGTTCGCAACGAGCTCAAGAACTTTCACATGTTCCATTCGCAGTTTGACAT ACATGTCGTCTACGGGCAGAAGCCGTTGGTGGCGGAGACCGAAGAGACTACCGAGACTACCTGA
- a CDS encoding Amino acid permease has protein sequence MAAYDTDRRSPIGPAADHDAVRDIERTGDDDKAAILEPQLGVGGHGRTERRLRDYQVTMIGFCSGIGTGLFIGAGSAYANAGPAGLLLAYLVVGAVLWCVMQSIGELATLIPTAGSFPHWATRFIDPAVGFSLAISYGYCYTIAIGSEASAAAILVSYWTDITPAVVITVSLVLILASNLASVRWYGEAEVIGGSIKVLCFIGLVFTSIIITAGGGPNHEAIGFRYWNNPGAFVEYNGIAGSSGHFLGFMAAFVNASFSFIGIETVVVAAAESINPHKAIPNAARRVTLRIGFFYIFGALLIGLIVDPREPGLVSGTGNANSSPWVIAIRQAGINILPSIVNACILVSAWSAGNSYCWVGSRMIVAMTTDRQLPQVFGRTNRYGVPYVAVITSWLFGPLAYLSLGSGGAADAFQWLLSLSTVAGLIAWATLCFCYIRFHRAMKVQGVSRDTLPWKAPLQPYAAWFGFIGSTVITLVAGFSVFLAGNWSTADFIASYIGIPIFIVPIIAWKLYHKTKFVRAHEIDLWSGRLHESEYVPERPKATTFKGRVKDWFS, from the exons ATGGCCGCGTACGACACCGACAGGCGGTCGCCCATcgggcccgccgccgaccacgacgccgtccgGGATATTGAGAGgaccggcgacgacgacaaggccgccatccTGGAACCacagctcggcgtcggcggtcACGGCCGCACCGAGCGCCGCCTGCGCGACTACCAGGTCACCATGATCGGCTTCTGCAGTGGTATCGGAACCGGTCTCTTCATCGGCGCGGGCTCCGCCTACGCCAATGCCGGTCCCGCCGGCTTGCTGCTCGCCTACCTCGTTGTCGGCGCCGTTCTCTGGTGTGTAATGCAGAGCATCGGAGAGTTGGCGACTTTG ATCCCCACCGCCGGATCGTTCCCCCACTGGGCTACCCGCTTCATCGACCCCGCCGTCGGCTTCTCCCTCGCCATCTCCTACGGATACTGCTacaccatcgccatcggctccgaagcctcggccgccgccatcctggTATCATACTGGACCGACATAACCCCGGCCGTCGTGATCACCGTCTCCCTCGTCCTGATCCTCGCCTCCAACCTGGCCAGCGTGCGCTGGtatggcgaggccgaggtcatCGGCGGCTCCATCAAGGTCCTCTGCTTCATCGGTCTCGTCTTCacctccatcatcatcacggCAGGGGGCGGGCCCAACCACGAGGCCATCGGCTTCCGTTACTGGAACAACCCGGGCGCTTTTGTGGAATACAACGGTATCGCGGGATCCTCCGGCCACTTTCTCGGCTTCATGGCCGCCTTCgtcaacgcctccttttcgTTCATC GGTATCGAAACCGTCGTGGTGGCCGCGGCCGAATCCATCAATCCCCACAAGGCCATCCCGAACGCGGCCCGCCGCGTGACGCTGCGGATCGGCTTCTTCTACATCTTCGGCGCcctcctcatcggcctcatcgtcgacccGCGCGAGCCGGGCCTGGTCTCCGGTACCGGCAACGCCAACAGCTCGCCGTGGGTCATCGCCATCCGCCAGGCCGGCATCAACATCCTGCCCTCCATCGTCAACGCCTGCATCCTCGTCTCGGCCTGGTCGGCCGGCAACTCGTACTGCTGGGTCGGCTCGCGCATGATCGTCGCCATGACGACGGACAGGCAGCTGCCGCAGGTCTTTGGCCGCACCAACAGGTACGGCGTTCCCTacgtcgccgtcatcacctCCTGGCTCTTCGGCCCCCTGGCATACCTGA GTCTCGGTTCCGGAGGTGCCGCCGATGCCTTCCAGTGGCTTCTGAGCTTGagcaccgtcgccggcctgatCGCGTGGGCAACGCTCTGCTTCTGCTACATCCGGTTCCACCGCGCCATGAAGGTCCAGGGCGTCAGCCGTGACACCCTGCCCTGGAAGGCGCCTCTGCAGCCGTATGCGGCCTGGTTCGGCTTCATCGGGTCCACAGTCATTACCCTCGTCGCCGGTTTCTCCGTGTTTCTCGCTGGCAACTGGTCGACTGCTGACTTTATCGCGTCGTACATTGGCATCCCGATCTTCATCGTTCCCATTATCGCCTGGAAGCTGTATCACAAGACTAAG TTTGTTCGCGCTCACGAGATTGACCTTTGGTCGGGCCGCCTTCATGAGTCGGAATACGTCCCCGAAAGGCCCAAAGCAACGACGTTTAAGGGCCGCGTCAAGGACTGGTTCTCATAG